A genomic segment from Vicinamibacterales bacterium encodes:
- a CDS encoding NmrA/HSCARG family protein, whose product MADRKVIAVVGATGAQGGGVARAILADPDGGFAVRAITRDPESAAARALAAQGAEVVAADVDDEASLTRAFTGAYGAYCVTFFWAHFSVDREQAEARHMAGAAQAAGLRHVVWSTLEDTRRFVPLDDDRMPTLQGKYKVPHFDGKGEADQYFAQLPTTFLLASFYWDNFIHFGSGPKPGPDGALLLTLPIGQAPMAGIAAEDIGRCAYGIFKAGPSMAGQRLGVAGDQLTGDEMAAAMSRAMGTPVRYNEVSPEVYRGFGFPGADDLGNMFQFYRDFAAECNATRDVARSRTLNPALQSFDTWLAANAARIPRT is encoded by the coding sequence ATGGCGGACAGGAAAGTGATTGCGGTGGTGGGCGCGACGGGCGCCCAGGGTGGCGGCGTGGCGCGCGCGATTCTCGCCGACCCCGACGGCGGCTTTGCCGTGAGGGCGATCACGCGTGACCCCGAGTCGGCCGCGGCCCGCGCCCTGGCTGCGCAAGGGGCCGAGGTCGTGGCGGCCGACGTGGACGACGAAGCGAGCCTCACGCGGGCCTTCACCGGCGCGTACGGCGCCTACTGCGTCACCTTCTTCTGGGCGCACTTCTCGGTGGACCGGGAACAGGCCGAGGCCCGGCACATGGCCGGCGCGGCGCAGGCGGCCGGCCTCCGGCACGTCGTGTGGTCCACGCTCGAGGACACGCGGCGGTTCGTGCCGCTCGACGACGACCGGATGCCCACGCTCCAGGGCAAGTACAAGGTCCCGCACTTCGACGGCAAGGGCGAGGCCGACCAGTACTTCGCCCAGCTGCCCACGACCTTCCTGCTCGCGTCGTTCTATTGGGACAACTTCATCCACTTCGGATCGGGCCCCAAGCCCGGCCCCGACGGTGCGCTCCTGCTGACCTTGCCCATCGGACAGGCGCCGATGGCGGGCATCGCCGCGGAAGACATCGGCCGTTGCGCCTACGGCATCTTCAAGGCCGGCCCGTCGATGGCGGGACAGCGGCTCGGCGTGGCCGGCGATCAACTGACCGGGGACGAGATGGCGGCGGCCATGAGCCGCGCGATGGGCACGCCCGTCCGCTACAACGAGGTGTCGCCCGAGGTCTACCGCGGCTTCGGATTCCCTGGCGCCGATGACCTCGGCAACATGTTCCAGTTCTATCGGGACTTCGCGGCCGAGTGCAACGCGACGCGGGACGTCGCGCGTTCCCGGACGCTCAATCCCGCGCTGCAGTCGTTCGACACCTGGCTCGCCGCCAACGCCGCACGCATTCCGCGGACCTGA
- a CDS encoding TonB-dependent receptor, whose amino-acid sequence MFPRRLPFGLLAVLLCAVPATALTGRVIGPDGAPLAGAEVTILGRPGATITDAEGRFEWTPDPPVPFEVLVIAPGGAFAKPILVERLDAGEPLVLTLTGLVSERVTVSGAAPSIESSPGAALTSLSQTEIQTRTPANLIQALENVAGVNQVSEGQAAVPAIRGLAAGRTLLLIDGARVTSERRVGPSATYLDPHILEGVQVARGPGSVAYGSDAFGGVIAMTTRRVAHGAPLGARLSATLGTGIPERRGAAEISKGFPGGSVLVAGHGRSVDDWDAPSGPVFNSGYTDGGVLGRATRTVGHGVLSVAYQGDFGRDIERPRSNSRTVRFFYPEENSHRITAEYDVADAGPFAELGLNAFYGRFDQITDQDRFATATTGRSVERADIGAHDFQVRGFGRRALGAARWELGVDLNGRTGLRALDIFERYTLDGALTTTENVSVDSARRLDAAVYSSLEGAAASWLSLAGGARLDRVNTVNRHGYFGDRDTSNGAASGYVSATAGTFRGVSVTAQVARGFRDPVLSDRYFRGPSGRGFITGNPDLEPETSLQVDGGVRYTGRGLRAAVYGYHYRISDLVERYQPTTDDFLFRNRGRAEVRGVEAEAQADLPGGLTVEAAIQRARGRALDPGSNLDGIAPLTASLQVRHQFGAGGFAQVRVAHSADDDRPGPTERVVPGVTLVDFGAGVTVLRRLELRGLLRNAFDQEYFASQDTRAVFAPGRTASITAVVKF is encoded by the coding sequence ATGTTCCCGCGTCGCCTGCCGTTCGGGCTGCTCGCCGTCCTGCTGTGCGCCGTCCCCGCGACGGCGTTGACGGGCCGCGTGATCGGCCCCGACGGCGCGCCGCTGGCCGGCGCCGAGGTGACGATTCTCGGGCGGCCGGGCGCCACGATCACCGACGCGGAGGGGCGGTTCGAGTGGACACCGGACCCGCCCGTGCCGTTCGAGGTCCTCGTCATCGCCCCCGGCGGCGCCTTCGCGAAGCCGATCCTCGTCGAGCGGCTCGACGCCGGCGAGCCGCTGGTCCTCACGCTCACCGGGCTCGTGAGCGAGCGCGTGACCGTATCGGGCGCGGCCCCGAGCATCGAGTCCTCGCCGGGCGCGGCGCTCACCAGCCTGTCGCAGACCGAGATACAGACGCGCACGCCGGCCAACCTCATCCAGGCGCTCGAGAACGTGGCGGGCGTGAACCAGGTCAGCGAAGGGCAGGCCGCGGTGCCGGCGATTCGCGGGCTGGCGGCCGGACGGACGCTGCTGCTCATCGACGGCGCCCGCGTCACTTCCGAACGGCGCGTCGGTCCGAGCGCGACCTACCTGGATCCGCACATCCTCGAAGGCGTCCAGGTGGCGCGCGGCCCCGGATCGGTCGCATACGGATCCGACGCCTTCGGCGGCGTGATTGCCATGACGACGCGGCGCGTCGCGCACGGCGCGCCGCTGGGCGCCAGGCTGTCGGCGACGCTGGGCACGGGCATCCCGGAACGCCGGGGCGCCGCGGAGATCTCGAAGGGCTTCCCGGGCGGCAGCGTGCTCGTCGCCGGGCACGGCCGCTCGGTGGACGACTGGGACGCGCCGTCCGGCCCGGTGTTCAACTCGGGCTACACCGACGGCGGCGTGCTGGGCCGCGCCACCAGGACGGTCGGCCACGGCGTGCTGTCGGTGGCCTACCAGGGAGACTTCGGCCGTGACATCGAGCGGCCGCGGAGCAACTCGCGCACCGTACGGTTCTTCTATCCCGAGGAGAACTCGCACCGGATCACGGCGGAATACGACGTGGCGGACGCAGGCCCCTTCGCCGAGCTGGGCCTGAACGCCTTCTACGGACGCTTCGACCAGATCACGGATCAGGATCGGTTCGCCACGGCCACGACGGGGCGAAGCGTGGAGCGCGCCGACATCGGCGCGCACGACTTCCAGGTCCGGGGTTTCGGCCGCCGCGCGCTCGGGGCCGCGCGCTGGGAACTCGGCGTCGACCTGAACGGCCGCACCGGCCTCAGGGCGCTCGACATCTTCGAGCGGTACACCCTGGACGGCGCCCTCACGACCACCGAGAACGTCTCGGTGGACTCGGCACGCCGCCTGGACGCCGCCGTGTATTCCAGCCTGGAGGGCGCGGCGGCGTCGTGGCTCTCGCTCGCCGGCGGCGCGCGCCTCGACCGCGTCAACACCGTGAACCGCCACGGCTACTTCGGCGATCGTGACACGAGCAATGGCGCGGCCTCAGGATACGTCTCCGCGACGGCCGGGACCTTCCGTGGCGTGTCGGTCACCGCGCAGGTGGCGCGGGGCTTCCGCGATCCCGTCCTGTCCGACCGCTACTTCCGCGGCCCCTCGGGCCGCGGGTTCATCACGGGCAATCCCGACCTCGAGCCGGAGACGAGCCTTCAGGTGGATGGCGGCGTGCGGTACACGGGCCGCGGCCTGCGCGCGGCGGTGTACGGCTACCACTACCGCATCTCCGACCTCGTCGAGCGCTATCAGCCGACGACCGACGACTTTCTGTTCCGGAATCGCGGCCGGGCCGAGGTGCGGGGCGTGGAAGCGGAGGCCCAGGCCGACCTGCCTGGCGGACTCACCGTCGAGGCCGCGATCCAGCGGGCGCGCGGACGCGCCCTCGATCCGGGCAGCAACCTCGACGGGATCGCCCCGCTCACCGCCAGCCTGCAGGTGCGCCACCAGTTCGGCGCCGGGGGCTTCGCCCAGGTCCGCGTCGCGCATTCCGCCGACGACGATCGCCCGGGGCCCACCGAGCGCGTCGTCCCCGGCGTCACGCTCGTGGATTTCGGCGCAGGCGTCACCGTGCTCCGCCGGCTCGAGCTGCGCGGCCTCCTCCGCAACGCATTCGATCAGGAGTACTTCGCCAGCCAGGACACGCGCGCCGTCTTCGCCCCCGGCCGGACGGCCTCGATCACGGCCGTCGTGAAGTTCTGA
- a CDS encoding MOSC N-terminal beta barrel domain-containing protein, which yields MHLAEIWRYPVKSMAGERLREVRVGRQGLTGDRLVHVTRPGGRVVTARTHPRLLGHRAILDQGGFPLVDGRPWTSPDVAAEVEAIAGRGARLVRSTEGRFDILPLLIATDGAIAAFGYDGRRLRPNLVIGGVPGLDERAWEGRTLRIGELVIAIADLRGRCVMTTYDPDTQAQDPGILRSIVDRFDGRLALNAAVVRPGHVREGDRVELVAADQRASGLVSR from the coding sequence ATGCATCTGGCCGAAATCTGGCGGTATCCGGTGAAGTCGATGGCGGGCGAACGCCTGCGCGAGGTGCGGGTCGGCCGGCAGGGCCTGACCGGCGACCGCCTGGTGCACGTCACCCGCCCGGGTGGGCGTGTCGTGACTGCGCGGACCCATCCCCGGCTGCTCGGCCATCGCGCCATCCTCGATCAGGGCGGATTCCCGCTCGTGGACGGCCGGCCGTGGACGTCGCCGGACGTGGCCGCCGAGGTGGAGGCCATCGCCGGGCGCGGGGCCCGGCTCGTGCGCTCGACGGAGGGCCGCTTCGACATCCTTCCGCTGCTCATCGCGACCGACGGCGCCATCGCGGCCTTCGGATACGACGGCCGCCGGCTTCGTCCCAACCTCGTCATCGGCGGCGTGCCCGGCCTCGACGAGCGGGCATGGGAGGGGCGGACGCTGCGCATCGGCGAGCTGGTCATCGCGATCGCCGATCTGCGCGGGCGCTGCGTGATGACCACCTACGATCCCGACACGCAGGCCCAGGACCCCGGGATCCTGCGGAGCATCGTGGACCGCTTCGACGGCCGCCTCGCGCTGAACGCCGCCGTGGTGCGCCCCGGACACGTGCGCGAGGGCGACCGCGTGGAGCTGGTCGCCGCCGACCAACGCGCGTCCGGACTCGTGAGCCGCTGA
- a CDS encoding M28 family peptidase, whose product MTRLRLGTLVLAAVASVSSTPPLQGQQAAGADDIRTLVGRLDLGRYKATVQGLTEFGDRREGTTRNRDAVAWIEAQLKSYGCSDVERLTYTYTSRRRPGGQGQAEPGEAAPEPFKGEGPGGSTIFGRGRRPTVNRDLAKQPDARLRALNAEEPTDGERQEVYCTKIGATRPDEMYIIGAHMDGHGVNQAANDDGSGTALVMELARVFSAPDVRTDRSIRFALWNNEETGTQGAQAYVQQRAPRQGIESPPGSGRYPEPKWLGMIQHDMMMFDHGAPGPDGTVSPTQRREADVNIEFQANSKLAAESMALAFRFKAANEAYATNYPASVGPHMTNTDSNRFQDLVPSISLREAERGAEIGGGWDPHGHTPTDVLTTYTDDDYRLGLNAAQTTLAGVAQLVGASVTRR is encoded by the coding sequence GTGACTCGACTCCGACTCGGAACACTCGTGCTGGCGGCCGTCGCGTCCGTGTCGTCCACGCCGCCGCTCCAGGGGCAGCAGGCGGCCGGTGCCGACGACATCCGCACGCTGGTCGGGCGTCTCGACCTGGGCCGCTACAAGGCCACGGTGCAGGGCCTGACCGAGTTCGGGGATCGCCGCGAGGGCACCACGCGGAACCGTGATGCCGTCGCGTGGATCGAGGCGCAGTTGAAGTCGTACGGCTGCAGCGACGTCGAGCGGCTCACCTACACCTACACGAGCCGTCGGCGGCCCGGCGGCCAGGGCCAAGCCGAGCCCGGCGAGGCGGCGCCCGAGCCGTTCAAGGGCGAGGGCCCTGGTGGCAGCACGATCTTCGGCCGCGGCCGGCGGCCCACCGTGAACCGCGATCTCGCCAAGCAGCCGGATGCGCGTCTCCGCGCGCTGAACGCCGAAGAGCCCACCGACGGCGAGCGCCAGGAGGTGTACTGCACCAAGATTGGCGCGACGCGGCCGGACGAGATGTACATCATCGGCGCCCACATGGACGGGCACGGCGTGAACCAGGCCGCCAACGACGACGGCTCGGGCACGGCGCTCGTGATGGAGCTCGCGCGCGTCTTCAGCGCGCCTGACGTCCGCACGGATCGCTCGATCCGCTTCGCGCTGTGGAACAACGAGGAGACCGGCACCCAGGGCGCGCAGGCCTACGTCCAGCAGCGGGCGCCGCGGCAGGGGATCGAGTCGCCGCCGGGGTCGGGCCGCTATCCCGAGCCGAAGTGGCTCGGGATGATCCAGCACGACATGATGATGTTCGATCACGGCGCGCCCGGACCGGACGGCACGGTGAGTCCCACCCAGCGGCGCGAGGCCGACGTGAACATCGAGTTCCAGGCCAACTCGAAGCTGGCCGCCGAATCGATGGCACTCGCCTTCCGCTTCAAGGCCGCCAACGAGGCCTACGCCACGAACTACCCCGCGTCGGTCGGGCCGCACATGACGAACACCGACTCGAACCGGTTCCAGGACCTCGTGCCGTCGATCAGCCTCCGCGAGGCCGAGCGCGGCGCCGAGATCGGCGGCGGGTGGGATCCTCACGGCCACACGCCCACCGACGTCCTCACGACCTACACCGACGACGACTACAGGCTGGGCCTGAACGCCGCGCAGACCACGCTGGCGGGCGTCGCGCAGCTGGTGGGGGCGTCGGTGACGCGCCGATGA
- a CDS encoding alpha/beta fold hydrolase: MTSHAVRRSWAAAGGAAVLAAAAIVAAAPAAPAAVGFATADGGHVVADRYGSGTDAVVLAHGARFDKASWARQAQALADRGHVVLAIDFRGYGASTPGRDPKALFEDVLAAVRDARAQGARTVSVVGASMGGGASARAAVEARPGEIDRLLLLSPVSIEDPGRMHAGRILYIASRDEPMAPGIRDQFTRAPEPKRLELLEGDGHAQNIFPTPQGPALTRLLLDFLK, translated from the coding sequence ATGACCTCGCACGCCGTCCGTCGGTCCTGGGCGGCCGCCGGCGGCGCGGCTGTGCTTGCGGCGGCGGCCATCGTCGCCGCCGCGCCCGCGGCGCCGGCCGCCGTCGGCTTCGCGACGGCCGATGGCGGCCACGTCGTCGCCGATCGCTACGGCTCGGGAACCGACGCCGTCGTCCTCGCCCACGGCGCCCGGTTCGACAAGGCGAGCTGGGCCCGGCAGGCGCAGGCCCTCGCCGATCGAGGGCACGTGGTGCTGGCGATCGACTTCCGGGGGTACGGCGCCTCCACGCCCGGTCGTGATCCCAAGGCGCTCTTCGAGGACGTCCTCGCCGCCGTGCGTGACGCGAGAGCGCAGGGCGCGCGGACCGTCAGCGTCGTGGGGGCCAGCATGGGCGGCGGCGCCTCGGCACGCGCGGCGGTCGAGGCACGCCCCGGCGAGATCGACCGGTTGCTGCTGCTGTCTCCGGTGTCCATCGAGGACCCGGGCCGGATGCACGCCGGCCGCATCCTGTACATCGCCAGCCGCGACGAGCCCATGGCGCCCGGCATCCGGGACCAGTTCACGCGCGCGCCGGAACCCAAGCGCCTCGAGCTGCTCGAGGGCGACGGGCACGCGCAGAACATCTTCCCGACGCCGCAGGGCCCGGCCCTCACGCGGCTGCTGCTGGACTTCCTGAAGTAG
- a CDS encoding ABC transporter permease, which yields MTTGSTLHTAFEAIGRNLLRSALTALGIIIGVAAVIVMMAIGGGAKAAIQSQVSSLGTNLLTVSAGSASVGGVRLGSGGVTTLVDGDAAAIRAEVAGVVAVSPGIGNRTQVVSALGNWQTSVQGVGADLPAIRAWPVEIGVFLGEADLARVAKVAVLGAVVRDQLFGAGVDPVGQTIRVNNQPFTVVGVLSRKGQSPMGQDQDDTVMVPYTTAQKRLLGVTHLSTITVSTDGTRPVAQVSADIADLLRRRHRLQAQAADDFTIRSPEEMATVLTSTTTTMSWLLAAVAAISLVVGGIGIMNIMLVSVTERTREIGLRRAIGAKRTDVLAQFLAEALVLSLAGGATGVLAGVGASRVLTAVFHWTTVVSTPSVVLSFGFAAAIGVVFGFVPARRAAGLNPREALHYE from the coding sequence ATGACGACGGGCAGCACGCTCCACACGGCCTTCGAGGCCATCGGCCGGAACCTCCTCCGTTCGGCGCTGACGGCGCTGGGCATCATCATCGGCGTCGCGGCCGTGATCGTCATGATGGCGATCGGCGGTGGCGCCAAAGCCGCGATCCAGTCGCAGGTGTCGAGCCTCGGCACGAACCTCCTCACCGTCAGCGCCGGCTCGGCCAGCGTCGGGGGCGTCCGGCTCGGGTCGGGCGGCGTGACCACGCTCGTCGACGGCGACGCGGCGGCGATCCGCGCCGAGGTCGCCGGCGTCGTGGCCGTCTCGCCCGGTATCGGCAACCGGACGCAGGTGGTCTCGGCGCTGGGCAACTGGCAGACGTCGGTGCAGGGCGTGGGCGCCGACCTCCCGGCGATCCGCGCCTGGCCCGTGGAGATCGGCGTCTTCCTGGGGGAGGCGGACCTCGCCCGCGTCGCCAAGGTGGCGGTGCTCGGCGCGGTCGTCCGCGATCAGCTCTTCGGCGCGGGCGTCGACCCGGTGGGGCAGACCATCCGTGTGAACAACCAGCCGTTCACGGTGGTGGGAGTGCTGAGCCGCAAGGGACAGAGTCCGATGGGCCAGGACCAGGACGACACGGTCATGGTGCCCTACACCACGGCGCAGAAGCGGCTGCTCGGCGTGACGCACCTGTCGACCATCACGGTCTCCACCGACGGCACGCGCCCGGTGGCGCAGGTGTCGGCCGACATCGCGGACCTCCTGCGCCGGCGGCACCGGCTCCAGGCGCAGGCGGCCGACGACTTCACGATCCGCTCGCCCGAGGAGATGGCCACGGTGCTCACGTCCACGACGACGACGATGTCGTGGCTGCTGGCGGCCGTCGCAGCCATCTCGCTCGTGGTCGGCGGCATCGGCATCATGAACATCATGCTCGTGTCGGTCACCGAGCGGACGCGCGAAATCGGGCTGCGCCGCGCGATCGGCGCGAAGCGGACCGACGTGCTCGCGCAGTTCCTGGCCGAAGCGCTCGTGCTCAGCCTGGCCGGCGGCGCCACTGGAGTCCTCGCCGGCGTGGGCGCCTCGCGCGTCCTGACGGCGGTCTTCCACTGGACCACCGTCGTGTCGACGCCGTCGGTCGTCCTGTCGTTCGGGTTCGCCGCCGCGATCGGGGTCGTCTTCGGCTTCGTGCCGGCGCGCCGGGCCGCCGGCCTCAACCCGCGTGAGGCCCTGCACTACGAGTAG
- a CDS encoding efflux RND transporter periplasmic adaptor subunit: MTRLLWSLAAAAVVIAGAVVYLGSDAQAEAPRFTLAPVTRGSIVTTVSATGTLEPVDTVEVGTQTSGTIATLGADFNQSVTRGQVVATLDPAVLSSQVNQAEATVIRLTADLERAQVQRDDALVKLGRAEQLSARQLIPAQDVDTARSDAKVAEVAVTSARAQLDQAQASLDQARVNLSHTVITSPVSGIVLSRNVEVGQTVSAGLQAPTLFVIARSLDVLQLSARIDESDVGRVAAGQPVSFAVDAYPGRPFAGTVRQVRLQPTVVQNVVSYTTIIDVPNPKGLLKPGMTATLDVEVARVDDVLHVPAAALRFQPTDAMLAAASLDGRAGAAGAPAGAAQAGARRGRGPQATVWMLRDGQLTPAAVQAGLSDAVSVAVQSGEIHEGDQVVTGVAAGLPAAAAPAAGGSPLMPSFPRRPGTGGGARPGR; this comes from the coding sequence ATGACACGCCTGCTCTGGTCGCTTGCCGCCGCTGCCGTGGTGATTGCCGGCGCCGTGGTCTATCTGGGCTCGGACGCGCAAGCCGAGGCGCCGCGCTTCACGCTGGCGCCCGTGACGCGCGGGTCCATCGTGACGACCGTGAGCGCCACGGGCACGCTCGAGCCCGTGGACACGGTGGAAGTGGGCACGCAGACCAGCGGCACCATCGCCACCCTCGGCGCCGACTTCAATCAGTCCGTGACGCGCGGCCAGGTCGTGGCCACGCTCGATCCCGCCGTGCTGTCCTCACAGGTGAACCAGGCCGAGGCCACCGTGATCCGGCTGACCGCGGACCTGGAGCGTGCGCAGGTCCAGCGCGACGACGCGCTGGTGAAGCTCGGCCGCGCGGAGCAGCTGTCCGCGCGCCAGCTGATCCCGGCGCAGGACGTGGACACGGCCCGGTCCGACGCGAAGGTGGCCGAGGTCGCCGTGACATCGGCCCGGGCCCAGCTCGATCAGGCCCAGGCGTCGCTCGATCAGGCGCGCGTGAACCTGTCGCACACCGTCATCACCTCGCCCGTCTCGGGCATCGTGCTCAGCCGCAACGTGGAGGTGGGGCAGACGGTGTCGGCCGGCCTCCAGGCGCCGACGCTCTTCGTGATCGCCAGGAGCCTCGACGTCCTGCAGCTGAGCGCCCGGATCGACGAGTCCGACGTGGGGCGCGTGGCCGCGGGCCAGCCGGTGTCGTTCGCGGTCGACGCCTACCCCGGCCGGCCCTTCGCGGGGACGGTCCGCCAGGTGCGGCTGCAGCCCACCGTCGTGCAGAACGTCGTGAGCTACACCACCATCATCGACGTGCCCAACCCGAAGGGGCTGTTGAAGCCCGGCATGACGGCGACCCTCGACGTGGAGGTGGCGCGAGTCGACGACGTGCTCCACGTGCCGGCGGCGGCGCTGCGCTTCCAACCGACCGACGCGATGCTCGCCGCCGCGTCCCTTGACGGCCGTGCGGGGGCGGCGGGCGCGCCGGCAGGCGCCGCGCAGGCGGGCGCGCGCCGGGGCCGTGGTCCTCAGGCCACGGTGTGGATGCTGCGCGATGGGCAGCTCACGCCGGCTGCCGTCCAGGCCGGGCTGTCCGATGCCGTGAGCGTGGCCGTCCAGTCCGGGGAGATCCACGAGGGCGATCAGGTGGTGACCGGCGTGGCCGCCGGGCTCCCGGCCGCCGCGGCGCCGGCCGCCGGCGGGTCGCCCCTGATGCCGTCGTTCCCGCGGCGTCCAGGCACCGGAGGCGGCGCCCGCCCGGGGCGCTGA
- a CDS encoding YkgJ family cysteine cluster protein has translation MPPPPADPAGTLCTQCGLCCDGTLFGDVELTGRREAVRLAILGLDVDADDADVELLALPCAALRGTRCGIYPLRPRCCRTFECRLLRAVASGQVTAGAALARVTEARTEVRRVTGLLARLEPRGNQALPLAERVADALASAPAGADRGAARREALAAAMAAVSRTIRSTFLD, from the coding sequence ATGCCGCCCCCGCCCGCGGACCCGGCCGGCACGCTGTGCACGCAGTGCGGGTTGTGCTGCGATGGCACCCTGTTCGGCGACGTGGAGCTGACGGGCCGCCGCGAGGCTGTGCGGCTGGCGATCCTCGGGCTGGACGTGGACGCCGACGACGCCGACGTGGAGCTGCTGGCGCTGCCATGCGCGGCGCTTCGGGGGACCCGCTGCGGGATCTATCCCCTGCGTCCACGCTGCTGCCGGACCTTCGAATGCCGCCTGCTGCGCGCGGTCGCGTCCGGCCAGGTGACGGCGGGCGCCGCGCTGGCGCGCGTGACGGAGGCCAGGACCGAGGTCCGGCGCGTCACGGGCCTGCTCGCGAGGCTCGAGCCGCGCGGCAACCAGGCCTTGCCGCTGGCCGAACGCGTCGCCGACGCGCTGGCCTCGGCGCCGGCCGGAGCGGACCGTGGCGCCGCGCGCCGGGAGGCCCTGGCGGCGGCGATGGCGGCCGTGTCGCGCACGATCCGCTCGACGTTCCTCGACTGA